The genomic DNA GTTCTTTCCATTGATGTAACAGTTTAATAAACGGTGGCAGGACGATGCAGACTAAAACGACGCGCAGCACTTGAACGACGACTACAAATGTTGAATCTTCGTGAAGCACAGCTGCAGTTGTTGCCATTTCCGTTATACCGCCCGGAGCAAAAGCAAGCACGGCTGTGACAAATGTAATTCCCGTTAAATTTGAAACTATATATGCACAAATAAACATGGATAAAATTAAACCGATCGTACTAAATAAAGCAACCATTATCGTTTTTTTCAATCCCATAAACATGTTCTTATGAAATTTCGAGCCAATGCTAGAAGCGATCAAAACTTGTGCGGCAATAATCAAAAACTTCGGCCACCAAGCTGCTACGTTGGAACCGGTTAAATATGAACCTATCGCTTGTGTGCATGCAACACCAAGCATTCCCCCAACTAACCACGGCGCTGGAAACTTTAAATATTTTCCAAGTTGACAACCTGTCCATGCCGCAAATGTTAACACAACCGTCCATATTAGCTGGCCTGTTTCATAATCTAAAACTGGGCTACCCGACATTTGTTCTTGATTGACCGCTAACAATGATACGATAAGAGGCACACTAAATATAACTAAAAAGACCCGCATCGATTGTATGATGCTGACAACTCCAATATTGCCGCCGACTTCTTCTGCAATGCTAGGTATTACAGATAATCCACCGGGTACCGTTCCAAATAAACTTGTCAGCATATCTATTTGGCT from Bacillus alveayuensis includes the following:
- a CDS encoding membrane AbrB-like protein (product_source=TIGR03082; cog=COG3180; ko=KO:K07120; pfam=PF05145; tigrfam=TIGR03082; transmembrane_helix_parts=Inside_1_12,TMhelix_13_35,Outside_36_92,TMhelix_93_115,Inside_116_121,TMhelix_122_141,Outside_142_155,TMhelix_156_175,Inside_176_187,TMhelix_188_205,Outside_206_214,TMhelix_215_237,Inside_238_243,TMhelix_244_263,Outside_264_277,TMhelix_278_300,Inside_301_306,TMhelix_307_329,Outside_330_332,TMhelix_333_355,Inside_356_375), encoding MKRLISFFRDISFIMISCVGGLCLSLTGLSISWMIGTLMMAGILSFWKPLSFTIHSEKWEIHRYWMNIGQLILAIELGQKINMTVLTVFSNHWLTIMAMLLLSMIFSILSGLILWKFSQIDMLTSLFGTVPGGLSVIPSIAEEVGGNIGVVSIIQSMRVFLVIFSVPLIVSLLAVNQEQMSGSPVLDYETGQLIWTVVLTFAAWTGCQLGKYLKFPAPWLVGGMLGVACTQAIGSYLTGSNVAAWWPKFLIIAAQVLIASSIGSKFHKNMFMGLKKTIMVALFSTIGLILSMFICAYIVSNLTGITFVTAVLAFAPGGITEMATTAAVLHEDSTFVVVVQVLRVVLVCIVLPPFIKLLHQWKELKGNHSHTTRNS